The DNA segment ATGGCGAAGCAGCAGCGGTCTCTGTAAAATATGATTTCTTGGGGAACGAACTTGGGGTGCTCGCGGATGGTCCAGAGGCGGTCACCGCTCCCCCAGGTCAAGCAGCGGGATGTTGCTGTGTCGACGAAGAGGGCCACCAAGAAGTCGCAGTCGGCGGAAGGGTCGGAGGATAAGATGGCTCGGCGGATAAAAAAGTGGTGCTCGAACAGCAGATTCCTCATGAAGGGGTCGGGGGAGGCGAGGCCGATGGTGCCGTCGAGGGGAGGGAGTCGGATCGTGTCGCCCGTGACGGGGTTGCGGAGGACAAGGTTAAAATCgggaaagaggaggaagagccACCCGTAGCAGGAGCCGATGCAGACGCTCTCATGGGCGTcggcgaggtggcggagggcGAAGGTGCGATTGCTGGTGAGGGAGAAAAAGGCGGGGTGGGCGGGATCATCAGCGCGGCAGCGGctaaagaagaggaggaggaaggggagctGCGGGGGAAGGCGGTGCGGGCCGGGCACTGTGGCGGGGAGCGCGGCTCTCCAACTCCGGCACACGCCGCGGAGGGTGGCGTAGGTGGCGGCGGAGGTCACGTGCTTGGACGCGACGTGGATGAGGATGTCGGTCGTAAAATGCGACCAACTGTTCTAGGCTGCCCTTCTCTTTGGATCACTGCTTTCCATCTTTGGCGCCTACTAACTGACATTCAAAAAGAGGAGGGAAACCGCGACGACATATAATAGGAAGGGAGAGGATGCAAGGCAGAAAGAGGGATGGTTTATATCTACCGTTCATCACAAAGACTAGCACAAATTTCAAAGTAGATGGGCAGTTGGTAGGTGTAACTGTTTCACGTTGGTAATCATCATCCTCATTAAATTT comes from the Ananas comosus cultivar F153 unplaced genomic scaffold, ASM154086v1, whole genome shotgun sequence genome and includes:
- the LOC109705455 gene encoding F-box protein At1g10110-like; translation: WSHFTTDILIHVASKHVTSAATYATLRGVCRSWRAALPATVPGPHRLPPQLPFLLLFFSRCRADDPAHPAFFSLTSNRTFALRHLADAHESVCIGSCYGWLFLLFPDFNLVLRNPVTGDTIRLPPLDGTIGLASPDPFMRNLLFEHHFFIRRAILSSDPSADCDFLVALFVDTATSRCLTWGSGDRLWTIREHP